One Amycolatopsis thermophila DNA segment encodes these proteins:
- a CDS encoding MerR family transcriptional regulator: MVDERPVQVVPGEQGELFPDSSLPDELVGYRGPAACQIAGITYRQLDYWARTGLVAPSIRTAHGSGSQRLYSFKDILALKIVKRLLDTGVSLQNIRVAVEHLRKRGARDLAKVTLVSDGTTVYECTSPEEIVDLLQGGQGVFGIAVKVPMQEISGTIHEFPAERADGGEVEAVVPDELTQRRNARRTG, encoded by the coding sequence GTGGTCGACGAAAGGCCGGTTCAGGTCGTGCCGGGAGAGCAGGGTGAGCTCTTCCCGGACTCGTCCCTGCCTGACGAGCTGGTCGGATACCGGGGTCCCGCGGCCTGTCAGATCGCCGGCATCACCTACCGGCAGCTGGACTACTGGGCGCGCACCGGGCTCGTCGCACCGAGCATCCGCACGGCCCACGGGTCGGGTTCGCAGCGGCTGTACTCGTTCAAGGACATCCTCGCCCTCAAGATCGTCAAGCGTTTACTCGACACCGGTGTCTCGCTGCAGAACATCCGCGTCGCCGTCGAGCACCTCCGCAAACGCGGCGCCCGTGACCTGGCGAAGGTCACGCTGGTTTCCGACGGCACGACGGTCTACGAGTGCACCTCCCCGGAGGAGATCGTGGATCTGCTCCAGGGCGGGCAGGGCGTGTTCGGCATCGCGGTCAAGGTCCCGATGCAGGAGATCAGCGGCACCATCCACGAGTTCCCGGCCGAACGCGCCGACGGCGGCGAGGTCGAAGCGGTCGTCCCGGACGAACTGACCCAGCGCCGCAACGCCCGCCGGACCGGCTGA
- a CDS encoding bifunctional nuclease family protein, whose translation MSEMRVVGVRVELPANQPILLLREAQGERYLPIWIGSVEATAIALEQQGVRPARPLTHDLLKEVIGALGRELEQVVITDLREGTFFAELVFDGDVRVSARPSDSVALALRVGVPIHAVDAVLDEAGLIIPDEQEDEVEKFREFLESVSPEDFRGADT comes from the coding sequence ATGAGCGAAATGCGCGTCGTCGGCGTGCGGGTCGAGTTGCCCGCGAATCAGCCGATCTTGTTGCTGCGGGAGGCGCAGGGTGAGCGGTACCTCCCGATCTGGATCGGGTCGGTGGAAGCCACCGCGATCGCGCTCGAGCAGCAGGGCGTCCGCCCCGCCCGCCCACTGACCCACGACCTCCTCAAGGAGGTCATCGGCGCACTGGGCCGGGAGCTGGAGCAGGTCGTGATCACCGACCTGCGCGAGGGCACGTTCTTCGCCGAGCTGGTCTTCGACGGCGACGTGCGGGTGTCCGCGCGGCCGAGCGACTCGGTGGCGCTGGCGCTGCGCGTCGGCGTGCCGATCCACGCCGTGGACGCGGTGCTCGACGAGGCCGGGCTGATCATCCCGGACGAGCAGGAGGACGAGGTCGAGAAGTTCCGCGAGTTTCTCGAATCCGTCTCGCCGGAGGATTTCCGCGGCGCGGACACCTGA
- the ftsR gene encoding transcriptional regulator FtsR, with amino-acid sequence MTAAGRPQRDGLSIGAVLAQLRPDFPDVTISKIRFLESEGLVRPGRTASGYRQFSAADVERLRFVLAAQRDHYLPLKVIKEQLDAADRGLTDGQGLGGRLPRKLVSLPAAPAAGDGLPRPDDFAPGRDVRLTREDLLAEAGIDTALLAELEQYGLIRAGAAGFYDPDAVQVARTVRAMTEFGIEPRHLRAFRASADREVGLLQQIVTPVSRHRDAEAQVRADEIARQFAALSVSLHTLLVKAGIRDFTGG; translated from the coding sequence GTGACGGCTGCCGGGCGGCCACAGCGTGATGGACTGAGCATCGGGGCGGTGCTGGCGCAGCTGCGCCCGGACTTCCCCGATGTCACCATCTCCAAGATCAGGTTCCTCGAGTCCGAGGGGCTGGTCCGCCCGGGCCGGACCGCGTCCGGATACCGGCAGTTCTCCGCGGCGGACGTCGAGCGGCTGCGGTTCGTGCTGGCCGCGCAGCGGGACCACTACCTCCCGCTCAAGGTCATCAAGGAGCAGCTCGACGCCGCCGACCGCGGCCTGACCGACGGGCAGGGGCTCGGCGGGCGGCTGCCGCGCAAGCTCGTGTCGCTGCCGGCCGCGCCGGCCGCGGGGGACGGGCTGCCCCGTCCCGACGACTTCGCACCGGGCCGCGACGTCCGCCTCACGCGGGAGGACCTGCTCGCCGAGGCCGGGATCGACACCGCGCTGCTCGCCGAGCTCGAGCAGTACGGGCTGATCCGGGCCGGCGCCGCCGGGTTCTACGACCCGGACGCGGTGCAGGTGGCCCGCACCGTCCGCGCGATGACCGAGTTCGGCATCGAGCCACGGCACCTGCGGGCGTTCCGGGCGTCGGCGGACCGCGAGGTCGGGCTGCTGCAGCAGATCGTCACGCCGGTGTCCCGGCACCGCGACGCGGAGGCCCAGGTGCGCGCGGACGAGATCGCCCGCCAGTTCGCGGCGCTGTCGGTGAGCTTGCACACCCTGCTCGTCAAAGCGGGCATCCGGGACTTCACGGGCGGGTGA
- the garA gene encoding glycogen accumulation regulator GarA codes for MSTNDGPGVPPEQSPERTSVFRADFLAEAEGQEAPTPEPSVAGVDALPAGTALLVVKRGPNAGSRFLLDRDTTSAGRHPDSDIFLDDVTVSRRHAEFRREGGEFVVIDVGSLNGTYVNREPVDQAVLAGGDEVQIGKFRLVFLTGPGHGGQGAR; via the coding sequence GTGAGCACCAACGACGGGCCCGGCGTTCCCCCGGAGCAGTCTCCGGAGCGGACCTCGGTCTTCCGGGCCGACTTCCTGGCGGAGGCGGAGGGTCAGGAGGCGCCCACGCCCGAGCCTTCGGTCGCCGGCGTCGACGCGCTGCCGGCCGGCACGGCGTTGCTGGTGGTCAAGCGGGGCCCGAACGCGGGTTCGCGCTTCCTGCTCGACCGGGACACCACGAGCGCCGGGCGTCATCCGGACAGCGACATCTTCCTCGACGACGTCACCGTGTCCCGCCGGCACGCGGAGTTCCGCCGCGAGGGCGGGGAGTTCGTCGTCATCGACGTGGGCAGCCTCAACGGCACCTACGTCAACCGCGAGCCGGTCGACCAGGCGGTGCTCGCGGGCGGGGACGAGGTGCAGATCGGCAAGTTCCGCCTGGTCTTCCTGACCGGCCCGGGGCACGGGGGCCAGGGGGCGCGGTGA
- the gcvH gene encoding glycine cleavage system protein GcvH has product MSAPEELRYTEEHEWVATRDGDVVRVGITEYAQDQLGDVVFVDLPEAGKAVTAGEPFGEVESTKSVSELFAPVDGEVVAINDAVSDSPELINSDPYGEGWLVEIRVSDAEAVAGLLDADAYNRLTAG; this is encoded by the coding sequence GTGTCCGCGCCAGAAGAGTTGCGCTACACCGAGGAGCACGAGTGGGTCGCCACCCGTGACGGGGACGTGGTCCGCGTGGGGATCACCGAGTACGCGCAGGACCAGCTGGGCGACGTGGTGTTCGTCGACCTGCCCGAGGCCGGCAAGGCGGTCACCGCGGGCGAGCCGTTCGGCGAGGTCGAGTCGACCAAGAGCGTGTCCGAGCTGTTCGCGCCCGTGGACGGTGAGGTCGTCGCGATCAACGACGCGGTGAGCGACTCGCCCGAGCTGATCAACAGCGACCCCTACGGCGAGGGCTGGCTCGTCGAGATCCGGGTGTCCGACGCCGAGGCCGTGGCCGGACTGCTCGACGCGGACGCCTACAACCGGCTGACCGCAGGCTGA
- a CDS encoding CDP-alcohol phosphatidyltransferase family protein: protein MIEPRAEPAEPSLLRQAWTVPNLLSLLRLAGVPVFLWLLLGPKADGWALALLVFSGLSDWLDGKLARWLDQTSRLGQLLDPAADRLYIVATLIAFLVRGIVPWWLVAVLIGRELLVGVALLVLRRHGYAPPEVTYIGKAATFVLMYAFPFLLLTQGASTAAEVARPIAYAFTAWGTVLYVWSGALYLLQTFWAVRRARAAARM from the coding sequence GTGATCGAACCCCGCGCCGAGCCGGCCGAGCCCAGCCTGTTGCGGCAGGCCTGGACCGTGCCGAACCTGCTGTCGCTGCTGCGGCTGGCGGGCGTCCCGGTGTTCCTGTGGCTCCTGCTCGGCCCGAAGGCCGACGGCTGGGCCCTGGCGCTGCTGGTGTTCAGCGGCCTCTCCGACTGGCTCGACGGGAAACTGGCGCGCTGGCTGGACCAGACGAGCCGGCTCGGGCAGCTGCTCGACCCGGCCGCCGACCGGCTCTACATCGTCGCCACGCTGATCGCGTTCCTGGTCCGCGGCATCGTGCCGTGGTGGCTGGTCGCGGTCCTGATCGGGCGCGAACTGCTGGTCGGCGTGGCGCTGCTCGTGCTGCGCCGGCACGGTTACGCCCCGCCCGAGGTCACCTACATCGGCAAGGCCGCGACGTTCGTGCTGATGTACGCGTTCCCGTTCCTGCTGCTCACCCAGGGCGCGTCGACGGCGGCCGAGGTGGCCCGGCCCATCGCCTACGCCTTCACCGCCTGGGGCACCGTGCTGTACGTGTGGTCCGGCGCGCTGTACCTGTTGCAGACCTTCTGGGCGGTCCGGCGTGCCAGGGCCGCCGCGCGGATGTAA
- a CDS encoding AMP-binding protein: protein MSSVHSAAHQRFREARDFLVAHREDYDAAYRDFRWPDLDEFNWALDWFDVVAADEANAEKYALWIVEEDGTEGRWTYPEMSRRSNQVANWLRGHGVRRGDRLILMLGNQVELWETILAAIKLGAVIIPASTLLGAADLRDRVDRGNARHVVVRSADAEKFADVAGDYTRIAVGGRTDGWLSFADAYTAEESFTPDGPTRAADPLLLYFTSGTTAKPKLVQHTHVSYPVGHLSTMYWIGLEPGDVHLNISSPGWAKHAWSNVFAPWNAEATVFLYNYSRFDAVALMGQMQRCGITSFCAPPTVWRMLIQADLGALETPPVKVVGAGEPLNPEVIEQVRKAWGVTIRDGFGQTETSVQIANTPGQEVKSGSMGRPVPGFKVVLVDPVSGEPADEGEICLDLAERPVGLMVGYADDDERTAEAFRDGYYHTGDVGSIDEKGYITYVGRTDDVFKASDYRISPFELESVLLEHEAVAEAAVVPAPDPIRLAVPKAYVVLAAGHRPDAATAESILAFCREHLAPYKRIRRLEFAELPKTISGKIRRVELRGKEQAAPESRPAGEFREDDFPGLKG from the coding sequence ATGAGCAGTGTCCATTCAGCCGCTCACCAGCGGTTCCGCGAGGCGCGCGACTTCCTGGTCGCGCACCGCGAGGACTACGACGCCGCCTACCGCGACTTCCGCTGGCCGGACCTCGACGAGTTCAACTGGGCGCTGGACTGGTTCGACGTGGTCGCCGCCGACGAGGCGAACGCGGAGAAGTACGCGCTGTGGATCGTGGAGGAGGACGGCACCGAGGGCCGCTGGACCTACCCCGAGATGTCCCGCCGCTCCAACCAGGTGGCCAACTGGCTGCGCGGGCACGGCGTGCGCCGCGGCGACCGGCTGATCCTGATGCTGGGCAACCAGGTCGAGCTGTGGGAGACGATCCTCGCCGCGATCAAGCTCGGCGCGGTGATCATCCCCGCCTCGACCCTGCTCGGCGCGGCGGACCTGCGTGACCGCGTGGACCGCGGCAACGCCAGGCACGTCGTGGTGCGCTCGGCCGACGCGGAGAAGTTCGCCGACGTCGCCGGCGACTACACGCGCATCGCGGTGGGCGGGCGCACCGACGGCTGGCTGTCCTTCGCCGACGCCTACACCGCGGAGGAATCGTTCACCCCGGACGGTCCCACCCGCGCGGCCGACCCGCTGCTGCTGTACTTCACCTCGGGCACCACGGCCAAGCCGAAGCTCGTGCAGCACACGCACGTGTCCTATCCGGTCGGGCATCTGTCCACGATGTACTGGATCGGCCTCGAGCCGGGCGACGTGCACCTCAACATCTCCTCGCCCGGCTGGGCGAAACACGCGTGGAGCAACGTGTTCGCGCCGTGGAACGCCGAGGCCACGGTGTTCCTGTACAACTACTCGCGCTTCGACGCCGTCGCGCTGATGGGACAGATGCAGCGCTGCGGGATCACCAGTTTCTGCGCGCCGCCGACGGTGTGGCGGATGCTGATCCAGGCCGACCTCGGGGCGCTGGAAACCCCGCCGGTGAAGGTGGTCGGGGCCGGTGAGCCGCTCAACCCGGAGGTGATCGAGCAGGTCCGCAAGGCGTGGGGCGTGACCATCCGGGACGGGTTCGGCCAGACCGAGACCAGCGTGCAGATCGCCAACACGCCCGGTCAGGAGGTCAAGTCCGGCTCGATGGGGCGGCCGGTGCCCGGCTTCAAGGTCGTGCTCGTCGACCCGGTCAGCGGGGAGCCGGCCGACGAGGGCGAGATCTGCCTCGACCTCGCCGAGCGGCCGGTGGGCCTGATGGTCGGCTACGCCGACGACGACGAGCGCACCGCGGAGGCGTTCCGCGACGGCTACTACCACACCGGCGACGTCGGGTCGATCGACGAGAAGGGCTACATCACCTACGTCGGCCGCACCGACGACGTCTTCAAGGCCTCCGACTACCGCATCTCGCCGTTCGAGCTGGAAAGCGTGCTGCTCGAGCACGAGGCGGTCGCCGAGGCGGCGGTCGTGCCGGCGCCGGACCCCATCCGGCTGGCGGTGCCCAAGGCCTACGTCGTGCTCGCCGCCGGTCACCGGCCGGACGCCGCCACCGCGGAGAGCATCCTGGCGTTCTGCCGCGAGCACCTGGCGCCCTACAAGCGGATCCGGCGCCTGGAGTTCGCCGAGCTGCCCAAGACGATCTCGGGCAAGATCCGCCGCGTCGAACTGCGCGGCAAGGAGCAGGCGGCACCGGAGTCGCGTCCCGCGGGCGAGTTCCGCGAGGACGACTTCCCCGGCCTGAAGGGCTGA
- a CDS encoding crotonase/enoyl-CoA hydratase family protein, whose product MTETADKLPDLVSLAVERTGPIARVTLLGPGKGNAMGPDFWRELPIVFRTLDADPAVRAIVLTGSGRNFSYGLDLPAMMGAWAPLLAGDALAGPRTEFLREIRVLQDSVTAVAQCRTPVIAAVSGWCIGGGVDLIAAADIRLASADAKFSVREAKVAIVADLGSLQRLAGIIGEGHLRELAYTGKDIDAARAEKIGLVNDVHDDQEAVLAAAEELAREIAANPPLVVQGVKEVLSLEVERRAAEGLRYVSTWNAAFLPSKDLQEAVQAFLERRTPEFTGE is encoded by the coding sequence ATGACTGAGACCGCCGACAAGCTGCCGGACCTGGTTTCGCTCGCCGTCGAGCGCACCGGCCCGATCGCCCGGGTGACCCTGCTCGGGCCGGGGAAGGGCAACGCGATGGGCCCGGACTTCTGGCGCGAGCTGCCGATCGTGTTCCGCACCCTGGACGCCGACCCCGCGGTGCGCGCCATCGTGCTGACCGGCAGCGGCCGGAACTTCTCCTACGGACTGGACCTGCCGGCGATGATGGGCGCCTGGGCACCGCTGCTGGCCGGTGACGCACTGGCCGGCCCGCGCACCGAGTTCCTGCGCGAGATCCGCGTCCTGCAGGACAGCGTCACCGCCGTGGCGCAGTGCCGCACACCGGTGATCGCCGCGGTGTCGGGCTGGTGCATCGGCGGCGGCGTGGACCTGATCGCGGCCGCCGACATCCGCCTGGCCAGCGCGGACGCGAAGTTCAGCGTGCGCGAGGCGAAGGTCGCGATCGTGGCCGACCTGGGCAGCCTGCAGCGGCTGGCCGGGATCATCGGCGAGGGCCACCTGCGGGAGCTCGCCTACACCGGCAAGGACATCGACGCGGCCCGCGCGGAGAAGATCGGGCTGGTCAACGACGTCCACGACGACCAGGAGGCGGTGCTGGCGGCAGCCGAGGAGCTGGCGCGCGAGATCGCCGCCAACCCGCCACTGGTCGTGCAGGGCGTCAAGGAGGTGCTGTCGCTGGAGGTCGAGCGGCGGGCCGCCGAGGGGCTGCGCTACGTCTCCACCTGGAACGCGGCGTTCCTGCCCAGCAAGGACCTGCAGGAAGCGGTGCAGGCGTTCCTCGAACGCCGGACACCGGAATTCACGGGCGAGTGA
- a CDS encoding alpha/beta fold hydrolase yields the protein MLTRPLETTGLAAAFTFEGHRLCYTEFGTGDEVVVLAHGLMFTRRMHAPLARRLAADGFRVITLDLLGHGDSDRPGESWHYSIPAFGDQVVALLDHLDIDRAVVGGTSLGANVALEAAVTAPERLRGIVVEMPVLDNAIVAGLLAFTPLLFAARFVPFGVRAVAKAAALVPHGSQWVDVVTDTLDQRPAAMAALLHGVFFGRIAPPRSVRRRIAVPALVIGHQGDPIHPFGDADTLAADLPDAEFVQARSPVELRFDPQRLTAAILDFVRRCYRS from the coding sequence ATGTTGACCCGTCCCCTGGAGACCACCGGACTGGCCGCCGCGTTCACGTTCGAGGGCCATCGGCTCTGCTACACCGAGTTCGGCACCGGCGATGAAGTCGTCGTGCTCGCACACGGCCTGATGTTCACCCGGCGGATGCACGCCCCGCTCGCCCGCAGGCTCGCCGCGGACGGGTTCCGGGTGATCACCCTGGACCTGCTCGGGCACGGCGACTCGGACCGGCCGGGCGAGTCGTGGCACTACTCCATCCCCGCGTTCGGCGACCAGGTGGTGGCGCTGCTGGACCACCTGGACATCGACCGGGCGGTGGTCGGCGGGACGTCACTGGGCGCGAACGTGGCGCTGGAGGCCGCGGTGACGGCGCCGGAGCGGCTGCGCGGCATCGTGGTGGAGATGCCGGTGCTGGACAACGCGATCGTGGCCGGCCTGCTGGCCTTCACACCGCTGCTGTTCGCGGCCCGGTTCGTGCCGTTCGGCGTGCGGGCGGTCGCGAAGGCGGCCGCGCTGGTGCCGCACGGCAGCCAGTGGGTCGACGTCGTCACCGACACCCTCGACCAGCGCCCGGCGGCGATGGCCGCGCTGCTGCACGGCGTGTTCTTCGGCCGGATCGCGCCGCCGCGGTCGGTGCGCCGCCGGATCGCGGTGCCGGCACTGGTGATCGGCCACCAGGGCGACCCGATCCACCCGTTCGGCGACGCCGACACGCTGGCCGCCGACCTGCCCGACGCGGAGTTCGTGCAGGCCCGCAGCCCGGTCGAGCTGCGGTTCGACCCGCAACGCCTGACCGCGGCGATCCTGGACTTCGTGCGCCGCTGCTACCGGAGCTGA
- the cobA gene encoding uroporphyrinogen-III C-methyltransferase, with product MPEDQHYLVGLDLAGRRVVLVGGGTVAQRRLPRLISAGAAVELISPATTPAVSGMIDAGEVVWHQRRYADGDLDGAWYALACTDDPEVNAAVCAEAERRRVFCVRADAGTEGSAVTAAVGRHEGLVLGVLSGGQPLRSAAVRDNIVEALHTGAIADDIAPPDAAELPGVALVGGGPGDPELITVKGRRLLARADVVVADRLAPRELLDELSPDVEVVDAAKIPYGRAASQEFINATLIEHAKAGRFVVRLKGGDPYVFGRGFEELLACAEAGVPVTVVPGITSSIAGPAAAGVPVTHRGVAHEVVVVSGHVAPDHESSLTDWAALAKLRGTIVLMMGVERLGQFARALLDGGRPAGTPVAIVENGTMPTQRVHRFTLDTAAESAKAAGVRPPAVIVIGPVAGLLPDQLR from the coding sequence ATGCCTGAAGACCAGCACTACCTCGTCGGCCTCGATCTCGCCGGGCGGCGCGTGGTGCTCGTCGGCGGCGGGACCGTCGCCCAGCGCCGGCTGCCGCGCCTGATCAGCGCCGGCGCCGCGGTCGAGCTGATCTCCCCGGCGACCACCCCGGCGGTGAGCGGGATGATCGACGCCGGCGAGGTGGTCTGGCACCAGCGCCGCTACGCCGACGGCGACCTCGACGGCGCCTGGTACGCGCTGGCCTGCACCGACGACCCCGAGGTCAACGCCGCCGTGTGCGCCGAGGCCGAGCGCCGCCGCGTGTTCTGCGTCCGCGCCGACGCCGGCACCGAGGGCAGCGCCGTCACCGCCGCCGTCGGCCGCCACGAGGGCCTCGTCCTCGGCGTCCTGTCCGGCGGCCAGCCGCTGCGGTCGGCCGCGGTGCGGGACAACATCGTGGAGGCCCTGCACACCGGCGCGATCGCCGACGACATCGCCCCGCCGGACGCCGCCGAGCTGCCCGGCGTCGCGCTCGTCGGCGGCGGCCCGGGCGATCCGGAACTCATCACCGTCAAGGGCCGCCGCCTGCTCGCCCGCGCCGACGTCGTGGTGGCCGACCGGCTCGCGCCGCGCGAGCTGCTCGACGAGCTGTCCCCCGACGTGGAGGTCGTCGACGCCGCCAAGATCCCCTACGGCCGCGCCGCGAGCCAGGAGTTCATCAACGCCACCCTGATCGAGCACGCCAAGGCCGGCCGGTTCGTGGTCCGCCTCAAGGGCGGCGACCCGTACGTGTTCGGCCGCGGCTTCGAGGAGCTGCTGGCCTGCGCCGAGGCCGGGGTCCCGGTCACGGTGGTGCCGGGCATCACCAGCTCGATCGCCGGTCCCGCCGCCGCCGGCGTGCCGGTCACCCACCGCGGGGTCGCGCACGAGGTGGTCGTCGTGTCCGGGCACGTCGCGCCGGACCACGAGAGCTCGCTGACCGACTGGGCGGCGCTGGCCAAGCTGCGCGGCACGATCGTGCTGATGATGGGCGTGGAACGACTCGGCCAGTTCGCCCGCGCGCTGCTCGACGGTGGCCGCCCGGCCGGCACGCCGGTCGCGATCGTGGAGAACGGCACCATGCCCACCCAGCGCGTGCACCGCTTCACCCTGGACACCGCCGCCGAGAGCGCGAAGGCCGCCGGGGTGCGGCCGCCCGCGGTGATCGTGATCGGCCCCGTCGCGGGCCTGCTGCCGGATCAGCTCCGGTAG
- a CDS encoding pyridoxal phosphate-dependent decarboxylase family protein — MRPAREVLAQLRELRAGDLPTHGGRTLAYVYDSGLSGVDDLAAQAHALASSANGLDPTAFPSLRRLENDLVAAAAGLVGGTPSTVGAVTSGGTESCLLAVLAAREGRPDVPAPSMVLPSTAHAAFHKAAHLFRVRPVVVPADPVTFRADPDAMAAAIDDTTVLVVASAPSYAHGVLDPIAPIAAAAARRGVRMHVDACIGGWILPFLRRLGRPVPEFGFAVEGVTSVSVDLHKYAYCPKGVSVLLHADAELRRGHYFASAGWPGYTMLNSTLQSTRSGGPLAAAWAVVQHLGDDGYLELARQTLAAVTALAKGVTEIDGLRLLAEPDSTLVALTTGDDSFDLFTVADEMRVRGWYVQPQFAHESSPVNLHLTVTAANRGSEAEFLADLRASVGAAREAGPVVVDENVAAFVAALDPDALTPDQFAGLLTAAGMGGGAGLPDRMAEINALLGTARPALRERLLREFLGMLYRPD; from the coding sequence ATGAGGCCCGCCCGCGAGGTCCTCGCCCAGCTGCGCGAGCTGCGCGCGGGCGACCTGCCCACCCACGGCGGCCGCACCCTGGCCTACGTCTACGACAGCGGCCTGTCCGGAGTGGACGACCTCGCGGCGCAGGCGCACGCGCTGGCCTCGTCCGCCAACGGCCTCGACCCGACGGCCTTCCCGAGCCTGCGGCGCCTGGAGAACGACCTGGTCGCCGCGGCCGCCGGGCTCGTGGGCGGCACCCCGTCCACCGTGGGTGCGGTGACCTCCGGCGGCACCGAGTCCTGCCTGCTCGCGGTGCTCGCCGCCCGCGAGGGCCGCCCGGACGTGCCCGCGCCGAGCATGGTGCTGCCCTCGACCGCGCACGCCGCGTTCCACAAGGCCGCGCACCTGTTCCGGGTGCGGCCCGTCGTGGTGCCGGCCGACCCGGTCACCTTCCGCGCGGACCCGGACGCGATGGCCGCGGCGATCGACGACACGACCGTGCTGGTCGTGGCCAGCGCCCCGTCCTACGCCCACGGCGTGCTCGACCCGATCGCGCCGATCGCCGCCGCGGCCGCCCGGCGCGGGGTGCGGATGCACGTCGACGCCTGCATCGGCGGGTGGATCCTGCCGTTCCTGCGGCGCCTGGGGCGTCCGGTGCCGGAGTTCGGGTTCGCCGTCGAGGGCGTCACCAGCGTCTCGGTCGACCTGCACAAGTACGCCTACTGCCCCAAGGGCGTGTCGGTGCTGCTGCACGCCGACGCGGAGCTGCGGCGCGGTCACTACTTCGCCAGCGCCGGCTGGCCCGGCTACACGATGCTGAACAGCACACTCCAGTCCACCCGCTCCGGCGGCCCGCTCGCCGCCGCCTGGGCGGTCGTCCAGCACCTCGGCGACGACGGCTACCTGGAGCTGGCCCGGCAGACACTCGCCGCCGTGACCGCACTCGCCAAGGGCGTCACGGAGATCGACGGCCTGCGCCTGCTCGCCGAACCGGACTCGACGCTCGTCGCCCTGACCACCGGCGACGACAGTTTCGACCTGTTCACCGTCGCCGACGAGATGCGCGTGCGCGGCTGGTACGTGCAGCCGCAGTTCGCCCACGAGTCCTCGCCGGTCAACCTCCACCTCACGGTGACCGCCGCGAACCGGGGCAGCGAAGCGGAATTCCTCGCCGACCTGCGCGCGTCGGTCGGCGCGGCGCGGGAAGCGGGACCGGTCGTCGTGGACGAGAACGTGGCCGCGTTCGTCGCCGCGCTCGACCCGGACGCCCTGACCCCGGACCAGTTCGCCGGCCTGCTCACCGCGGCCGGGATGGGTGGCGGGGCGGGGCTGCCGGACCGGATGGCGGAGATCAACGCGCTGCTCGGCACCGCGCGTCCGGCCCTGCGGGAACGGCTGCTGCGGGAGTTCCTCGGCATGCTGTACCGCCCCGACTAA
- a CDS encoding MFS transporter has translation MVALPAKTRLGYSAGSFVTGAFGTVPGLLLLPYLTDTMAVPGAAAGAIVLVPKAWDVVFNPVAGRLSDASLSKRGSRRPFVLFGGIGVAVLFAAIFAHPGFGSTPLDAGYVVLAFFLCATAFAFFQVPYNALPAELTESYDERTRLTSWRIGLLAIAILVSGGGAPEITNQVGGITGYRVMAIAMGVIMIFGTIAVYLGTRGAPVGNLRPTTPGRRELLATMRQWRPFRWLLGVYFVQSLGLATLLAGVNYASRYVFGDAGLQTYLFVGFVLPALLTMPLWPRIGARWGKLWGFRFACLAFGAGSAGLCAALVLPVGVSFVFVALAGVGYAGIQVFPLAILPDLISAEEERTGATRAGIAAGVWTASETLGLALGPGLFGLVLSAGGYVSSVDASATQPGTAVTAILLGFSLLPGILVLAGLPLLRRSVLEAR, from the coding sequence ATGGTCGCCCTACCGGCCAAGACCAGGCTCGGCTACTCCGCCGGGTCGTTCGTCACCGGCGCGTTCGGCACGGTGCCCGGCCTGTTGCTGCTGCCCTACCTCACCGACACGATGGCCGTGCCGGGCGCGGCCGCCGGCGCGATCGTGCTCGTGCCCAAGGCGTGGGACGTCGTGTTCAACCCGGTCGCCGGGCGGCTGTCCGACGCGAGCCTGTCGAAACGCGGCAGCAGGCGGCCGTTCGTGCTGTTCGGCGGGATCGGCGTCGCGGTGCTGTTCGCGGCGATCTTCGCCCACCCCGGTTTCGGCAGCACACCGCTCGACGCCGGGTACGTCGTCCTCGCCTTCTTCCTGTGCGCCACCGCGTTCGCGTTCTTCCAGGTGCCCTACAACGCGCTGCCCGCGGAACTGACCGAGTCCTACGACGAGCGGACCCGCCTCACCAGCTGGCGCATCGGCCTGCTCGCGATCGCGATCCTGGTCTCCGGCGGTGGCGCGCCCGAGATCACCAACCAGGTCGGCGGCATCACCGGCTACCGCGTCATGGCCATCGCGATGGGCGTGATCATGATCTTCGGCACCATCGCGGTCTACCTGGGCACCCGCGGCGCCCCGGTCGGCAACCTGCGCCCGACCACCCCGGGCCGGCGCGAGCTGCTGGCCACCATGCGGCAGTGGCGGCCGTTCCGCTGGCTGCTCGGCGTCTACTTCGTCCAGTCGCTCGGCCTGGCCACTCTCCTGGCCGGGGTCAACTACGCGTCCCGCTACGTGTTCGGCGACGCGGGCCTGCAGACCTACCTGTTCGTCGGGTTCGTGCTCCCGGCGCTGCTGACCATGCCGCTGTGGCCGCGCATCGGCGCGCGGTGGGGCAAGCTGTGGGGCTTCCGGTTCGCCTGCCTCGCCTTCGGCGCGGGCAGCGCGGGCCTGTGCGCGGCGCTGGTGCTGCCGGTCGGCGTCTCGTTCGTGTTCGTCGCGCTCGCCGGCGTCGGCTACGCCGGCATCCAGGTGTTCCCGCTGGCGATCCTGCCGGACCTGATCAGCGCCGAGGAGGAGCGCACCGGCGCCACCCGCGCCGGGATCGCAGCCGGGGTGTGGACCGCGTCGGAGACCCTGGGCCTCGCGCTCGGGCCGGGCCTGTTCGGGCTCGTGCTCTCCGCGGGCGGCTACGTGTCCAGTGTGGACGCTTCGGCCACCCAGCCGGGCACTGCCGTCACCGCGATCCTGCTCGGGTTCTCCCTGCTGCCGGGCATCCTGGTCCTGGCCGGCCTGCCGCTGCTGCGCCGCTCGGTGCTGGAGGCGCGATGA